From the genome of Mastomys coucha isolate ucsf_1 unplaced genomic scaffold, UCSF_Mcou_1 pScaffold6, whole genome shotgun sequence, one region includes:
- the Ndufaf7 gene encoding protein arginine methyltransferase NDUFAF7, mitochondrial isoform X1: MNAVVRRCVARAGIPCIWRGKCFSSGSGNEPAESNRVTPMLRHLMYKIKSTGPITVAEYMKEVLTNPAKGYYVHHDMLGEKGDFITSPEISQIFGELLGVWFVSEWIASGKSTAFQLVELGPGRGTLTADILRVFSQLGSVLKACDISIHLVEVSQRLSEIQALTLTEEKVPLERDAESLVYMKGITKSGIPISWYRDLKDVPKGYSFYLAHEFFDVLPVHKFQKTPHGWREVLVDVDPQASDKLRFVLAPCATPAEAFIQRDERREHVEVCPDAGVIIQELSQRIASTGGAALIADYGHNGTKTDTFRGFYGHQLHDVLIAPGTADLTADVDFSYLRRMAQEKVACLGPVEQRTFLKNMGIDVRLKVLLDKAGEPSMKQQLLRGYDMLMNPQKMGERFNFFALLPHQRLHGGSQERNARQSKTPSSSVAGFNELIWQ, from the exons ATGAATGCTGTAGTGAGACGCTGCGTGGCCCGCGCGG GCATTCCCTGTATTTGGAGAGGGAAATGCTTCAGCTCCGGCTCCGGGAATGAGCCGGCAGAAAGCAACCGGGTGACACCAATGCTGCGGCatcttatgtataaaataaagtcTACAGGTCCCATCACTGTGGCCGAGTACATGAAGGAGGTTTTGACTAACCCAGCCAAG GGATATTATGTGCATCATGATATGCTAGGAGAAAAAGGAGACTTTATCACTTCACCCGAAATAAGTCAAATCTTCGGGGAG CTACTAGGAGTATGGTTCGTTAGTGAATGGATAGCCTCTGGGAAAAGTACAGCCTTCCAGCTGGTGGAACTTGGTCCAGGTCGGGGTACCCTCACAGCAGATATTTTGAGG GTGTTCAGTCAGCTTGGGTCTGTGCTAAAAGCCTGTGACATTTCAATACACCTTGTAGAGGTGAGCCAAAGattaagtgagattcaagcactGACCCTGACTGAGGAGAAGGTTCCTTTGGAGAGAGATGCTGAATCCCTGGTGTACATGAAAGGTATCACAAAGTCTGGGATTCCAATCTCCTGGTACCGAGACCTGAAGGATGTTCCTAAAG GATACAGCTTTTATCTCGCACACGAGTTTTTTGATGTTCTTCCTGTGCATAAATTTCAG AAAACACCACACGGATGGAGAGAAGTGTTAGTTGATGTCGACCCACAAGCTTCTGATAAACTGAGGTTCGTCTTGGCGCCTTGCGCGACCCCCGCAGAAGCCTTCATTCAA CGTGATGAAAGAAGGGAGCATGTGGAAGTATGTCCCGATGCTGGGGTTATCATCCAGGAACTGTCCCAGCGCATTGCATCAACTGGAGGTGCTGCCCTGATTGCGGATTACGGTCACAAtggaacaaagacagacaccTTCAGA GGGTTTTATGGACACCAGCTTCATGATGTCTTGATTGCTCCTGGAACAGCAGACCTGACAGCTGACGTGGACTTCAGTTACCTGCGCAGAATGGCACAAGAAAAAGTAGCCTGTCTGGGTCCAGTGGAACAgcgaacatttttaaaaaacatgggcATTGATGTCCGACTGAAG GTTCTTTTGGATAAAGCGGGTGAGCCATCCATGAAGCAGCAGCTACTTCGGGGCTATGATATGTTAATGAATCCTCAGAAGATGGGAGAAAGATTTAACTTCTTTGCCTTGCTACCTCATCAGAGACTTCATGGGGGAAGTCAAGAAAGGAATGCCCGCCAGTCAAAAACCCCCTCGTCCTCTGTAGCTGGGTTTAATGAACTTATTTGGCAGTGA
- the Ndufaf7 gene encoding protein arginine methyltransferase NDUFAF7, mitochondrial isoform X3, producing MNAVVRRCVARAGIPCIWRGKCFSSGSGNEPAESNRVTPMLRHLMYKIKSTGPITVAEYMKEVLTNPAKGYYVHHDMLGEKGDFITSPEISQIFGELLGVWFVSEWIASGKSTAFQLVELGPGRGTLTADILRVFSQLGSVLKACDISIHLVEVSQRLSEIQALTLTEEKVPLERDAESLVYMKGITKSGIPISWYRDLKDVPKGYSFYLAHEFFDVLPVHKFQKTPHGWREVLVDVDPQASDKLRFVLAPCATPAEAFIQGFYGHQLHDVLIAPGTADLTADVDFSYLRRMAQEKVACLGPVEQRTFLKNMGIDVRLKVLLDKAGEPSMKQQLLRGYDMLMNPQKMGERFNFFALLPHQRLHGGSQERNARQSKTPSSSVAGFNELIWQ from the exons ATGAATGCTGTAGTGAGACGCTGCGTGGCCCGCGCGG GCATTCCCTGTATTTGGAGAGGGAAATGCTTCAGCTCCGGCTCCGGGAATGAGCCGGCAGAAAGCAACCGGGTGACACCAATGCTGCGGCatcttatgtataaaataaagtcTACAGGTCCCATCACTGTGGCCGAGTACATGAAGGAGGTTTTGACTAACCCAGCCAAG GGATATTATGTGCATCATGATATGCTAGGAGAAAAAGGAGACTTTATCACTTCACCCGAAATAAGTCAAATCTTCGGGGAG CTACTAGGAGTATGGTTCGTTAGTGAATGGATAGCCTCTGGGAAAAGTACAGCCTTCCAGCTGGTGGAACTTGGTCCAGGTCGGGGTACCCTCACAGCAGATATTTTGAGG GTGTTCAGTCAGCTTGGGTCTGTGCTAAAAGCCTGTGACATTTCAATACACCTTGTAGAGGTGAGCCAAAGattaagtgagattcaagcactGACCCTGACTGAGGAGAAGGTTCCTTTGGAGAGAGATGCTGAATCCCTGGTGTACATGAAAGGTATCACAAAGTCTGGGATTCCAATCTCCTGGTACCGAGACCTGAAGGATGTTCCTAAAG GATACAGCTTTTATCTCGCACACGAGTTTTTTGATGTTCTTCCTGTGCATAAATTTCAG AAAACACCACACGGATGGAGAGAAGTGTTAGTTGATGTCGACCCACAAGCTTCTGATAAACTGAGGTTCGTCTTGGCGCCTTGCGCGACCCCCGCAGAAGCCTTCATTCAA GGGTTTTATGGACACCAGCTTCATGATGTCTTGATTGCTCCTGGAACAGCAGACCTGACAGCTGACGTGGACTTCAGTTACCTGCGCAGAATGGCACAAGAAAAAGTAGCCTGTCTGGGTCCAGTGGAACAgcgaacatttttaaaaaacatgggcATTGATGTCCGACTGAAG GTTCTTTTGGATAAAGCGGGTGAGCCATCCATGAAGCAGCAGCTACTTCGGGGCTATGATATGTTAATGAATCCTCAGAAGATGGGAGAAAGATTTAACTTCTTTGCCTTGCTACCTCATCAGAGACTTCATGGGGGAAGTCAAGAAAGGAATGCCCGCCAGTCAAAAACCCCCTCGTCCTCTGTAGCTGGGTTTAATGAACTTATTTGGCAGTGA
- the Ndufaf7 gene encoding protein arginine methyltransferase NDUFAF7, mitochondrial isoform X2, whose protein sequence is MLRHLMYKIKSTGPITVAEYMKEVLTNPAKGYYVHHDMLGEKGDFITSPEISQIFGELLGVWFVSEWIASGKSTAFQLVELGPGRGTLTADILRVFSQLGSVLKACDISIHLVEVSQRLSEIQALTLTEEKVPLERDAESLVYMKGITKSGIPISWYRDLKDVPKGYSFYLAHEFFDVLPVHKFQKTPHGWREVLVDVDPQASDKLRFVLAPCATPAEAFIQRDERREHVEVCPDAGVIIQELSQRIASTGGAALIADYGHNGTKTDTFRGFYGHQLHDVLIAPGTADLTADVDFSYLRRMAQEKVACLGPVEQRTFLKNMGIDVRLKVLLDKAGEPSMKQQLLRGYDMLMNPQKMGERFNFFALLPHQRLHGGSQERNARQSKTPSSSVAGFNELIWQ, encoded by the exons ATGCTGCGGCatcttatgtataaaataaagtcTACAGGTCCCATCACTGTGGCCGAGTACATGAAGGAGGTTTTGACTAACCCAGCCAAG GGATATTATGTGCATCATGATATGCTAGGAGAAAAAGGAGACTTTATCACTTCACCCGAAATAAGTCAAATCTTCGGGGAG CTACTAGGAGTATGGTTCGTTAGTGAATGGATAGCCTCTGGGAAAAGTACAGCCTTCCAGCTGGTGGAACTTGGTCCAGGTCGGGGTACCCTCACAGCAGATATTTTGAGG GTGTTCAGTCAGCTTGGGTCTGTGCTAAAAGCCTGTGACATTTCAATACACCTTGTAGAGGTGAGCCAAAGattaagtgagattcaagcactGACCCTGACTGAGGAGAAGGTTCCTTTGGAGAGAGATGCTGAATCCCTGGTGTACATGAAAGGTATCACAAAGTCTGGGATTCCAATCTCCTGGTACCGAGACCTGAAGGATGTTCCTAAAG GATACAGCTTTTATCTCGCACACGAGTTTTTTGATGTTCTTCCTGTGCATAAATTTCAG AAAACACCACACGGATGGAGAGAAGTGTTAGTTGATGTCGACCCACAAGCTTCTGATAAACTGAGGTTCGTCTTGGCGCCTTGCGCGACCCCCGCAGAAGCCTTCATTCAA CGTGATGAAAGAAGGGAGCATGTGGAAGTATGTCCCGATGCTGGGGTTATCATCCAGGAACTGTCCCAGCGCATTGCATCAACTGGAGGTGCTGCCCTGATTGCGGATTACGGTCACAAtggaacaaagacagacaccTTCAGA GGGTTTTATGGACACCAGCTTCATGATGTCTTGATTGCTCCTGGAACAGCAGACCTGACAGCTGACGTGGACTTCAGTTACCTGCGCAGAATGGCACAAGAAAAAGTAGCCTGTCTGGGTCCAGTGGAACAgcgaacatttttaaaaaacatgggcATTGATGTCCGACTGAAG GTTCTTTTGGATAAAGCGGGTGAGCCATCCATGAAGCAGCAGCTACTTCGGGGCTATGATATGTTAATGAATCCTCAGAAGATGGGAGAAAGATTTAACTTCTTTGCCTTGCTACCTCATCAGAGACTTCATGGGGGAAGTCAAGAAAGGAATGCCCGCCAGTCAAAAACCCCCTCGTCCTCTGTAGCTGGGTTTAATGAACTTATTTGGCAGTGA